The Candidatus Alcyoniella australis genome includes a region encoding these proteins:
- a CDS encoding tetratricopeptide repeat protein, giving the protein MRIALYITSLVAICVLTLAGYLVFGLFGPTSASMIGIGAIIAVTMVYMAAQRTPEQQPTQPLRAKPRGSRMDPRIEFEMTPAPLDDTPQGRARLFEDHLSMARNLIRSERYKDAVDILETAIEIEPEHSKAYNYMGIAMGRLQRYEESAEAYQKAVNIDYDYASAHFNLALVYEQMSRNRDALECWRRYVSIGEVTGEREDMLDRARARIKELS; this is encoded by the coding sequence GTGCGGATAGCGCTCTACATAACGTCGCTGGTGGCGATTTGCGTGCTGACGCTGGCGGGCTACCTCGTGTTCGGCCTTTTCGGTCCGACGTCGGCGAGCATGATCGGCATCGGTGCGATCATTGCCGTGACCATGGTCTACATGGCGGCCCAGCGTACGCCCGAGCAGCAGCCCACGCAGCCGCTGCGCGCCAAGCCGCGCGGCAGCCGGATGGATCCGCGGATCGAGTTCGAGATGACCCCCGCGCCGTTGGACGATACGCCGCAGGGTAGGGCGAGGTTGTTCGAGGACCACCTATCCATGGCGCGCAATCTGATCCGCAGCGAGCGCTACAAGGACGCGGTCGATATTTTGGAAACAGCGATCGAGATCGAGCCGGAGCATTCCAAGGCCTACAACTACATGGGCATCGCCATGGGCCGCCTGCAGCGCTACGAGGAATCGGCGGAAGCCTACCAGAAGGCTGTGAACATCGACTACGACTACGCCAGCGCCCACTTCAACCTGGCGTTGGTCTACGAACAGATGAGCCGCAACCGCGATGCCCTCGAATGCTGGCGGCGCTACGTAAGCATCGGAGAAGTCACCGGCGAGCGCGAAGACATGCTGGATCGAGCCCGGGCTCGAATCAAGGAGCTTAGCTGA
- a CDS encoding tetratricopeptide repeat protein: MKRVRLTLLILALLAVAPYVSSLGHGQVGIEQPLYSEDYRYLSVSELGQVWLGDYAAEADDVYSHGRYQPLSGSSVLLDNLLFGQRTWGRHLVNLLLHLATVFGLYSLLRLRFPRSELAFWAAALFGVHPLLAHSVAWAPGRPALLAGALTIWALHCALRFINAPRRPRSTGWLIAAAGLAALAALAHSAALAAPLLLLALVAHSGMGNRQRLYSAAAILLLSQVPYWVLRSATGVWPADLADPGLTARLAAWPAGMVVIAAKALVPVWLCSYAGLAWHANPFADYRLWLSLALLVVLAIGLRRAGKKVPGLALGALWFAAAMLPVSNLSVVYAWPGRGWPIDYPALYLATGGATIVLAALISWLPRRAGATIGCLLLAAFCAQAFHQSRIWADAPSAYQCCGDDAVALNELGLEQMRRGQHREAAAQFQRAIEAAGQGESATPVLCDALLNLSSAQLARGQFENSERAAQRAIEDCPQLAKLDFVQALLALKVRNSAGGALEHLDRCLELRPNLPQALSLRSRVRISQGDEQGAQDDLQRALELWPVHPALSRQLAALYARKGEHQRAWELCSEALARDPDDADLLNQAAVSLIELEQSDRARELLQGALEREPQSVKLLIGLAGLENKSGDRAAALGWLSKARTIDPDNVMVKALIEQLEGEVQQPSPLNNFPAFGGQ, encoded by the coding sequence ATGAAGCGAGTCCGGTTGACGTTGTTGATACTGGCCTTGTTGGCCGTTGCGCCCTACGTCTCGAGCCTGGGGCACGGCCAGGTCGGGATCGAGCAGCCGCTGTACTCCGAGGACTACCGCTATTTGTCGGTCTCCGAGCTTGGGCAGGTCTGGCTCGGCGACTACGCGGCCGAGGCCGACGATGTGTATTCGCATGGCCGCTATCAACCGCTTTCCGGCTCGAGCGTGCTGCTGGACAACCTACTGTTCGGCCAGCGGACCTGGGGCCGTCATCTGGTTAATCTGCTGTTGCATCTCGCAACGGTCTTCGGCCTTTACTCGTTGTTGCGCCTGCGTTTTCCGCGCTCCGAACTAGCGTTCTGGGCCGCGGCGCTGTTTGGCGTCCATCCGTTGCTCGCACACAGTGTGGCTTGGGCGCCGGGCCGACCGGCGCTGCTTGCCGGCGCGTTGACGATCTGGGCCCTGCACTGCGCTCTGCGTTTTATCAACGCACCGCGCCGCCCTCGATCGACAGGTTGGCTGATCGCAGCGGCAGGCTTGGCAGCCCTGGCAGCGTTGGCCCACAGCGCGGCGCTGGCCGCACCGCTGCTGCTCTTGGCGCTCGTGGCGCACAGCGGCATGGGAAACAGGCAACGGCTGTATAGCGCGGCGGCAATTCTGCTGCTCTCACAGGTTCCGTACTGGGTACTGCGATCTGCGACCGGGGTCTGGCCCGCTGATTTGGCTGACCCCGGACTTACGGCGCGGCTGGCGGCATGGCCCGCGGGGATGGTCGTTATTGCGGCCAAGGCTTTGGTTCCAGTGTGGCTGTGCAGCTACGCGGGCTTGGCCTGGCACGCGAATCCATTTGCCGATTATCGTCTTTGGCTGAGTCTGGCACTGTTGGTGGTTCTGGCGATCGGCCTGCGCCGCGCAGGCAAGAAGGTTCCGGGGTTGGCCCTGGGAGCGCTGTGGTTTGCGGCGGCCATGCTGCCGGTGTCAAATCTGAGTGTTGTCTACGCCTGGCCCGGTCGCGGCTGGCCCATCGACTACCCCGCGCTGTACCTCGCAACGGGCGGAGCAACGATTGTGCTTGCGGCTCTGATCTCGTGGTTGCCGCGCAGGGCCGGGGCCACAATCGGCTGTCTGTTGCTGGCCGCGTTCTGTGCCCAGGCGTTCCATCAGTCGCGCATCTGGGCCGACGCGCCCAGCGCCTACCAGTGTTGCGGAGATGACGCTGTTGCGCTCAACGAGCTGGGATTGGAACAGATGCGGCGCGGGCAACATCGAGAGGCCGCGGCCCAGTTTCAGCGGGCGATTGAGGCCGCAGGGCAGGGCGAGTCCGCCACGCCGGTGCTCTGCGACGCGCTGCTCAATCTCAGCAGCGCGCAGTTGGCCCGCGGTCAGTTCGAAAACTCGGAGCGGGCCGCTCAGCGTGCGATCGAGGACTGTCCGCAACTGGCCAAGCTCGATTTCGTCCAGGCCCTGCTCGCGCTGAAAGTACGCAACAGCGCGGGCGGCGCGTTGGAGCATCTTGATCGCTGTCTGGAGCTGCGGCCGAACCTGCCCCAGGCGCTGAGCCTGCGCTCGCGGGTTCGCATCTCCCAGGGCGACGAGCAGGGCGCCCAAGACGACCTGCAGCGCGCGCTGGAACTCTGGCCGGTTCATCCGGCGCTGAGCAGGCAGCTCGCCGCGCTCTATGCCCGCAAGGGAGAACATCAGCGCGCCTGGGAGCTGTGCAGCGAGGCGCTGGCGCGCGATCCGGACGACGCTGATTTGCTCAACCAGGCTGCCGTCTCGCTGATCGAGCTCGAGCAGAGCGACCGGGCGCGGGAGCTGTTGCAAGGAGCGCTGGAGCGCGAGCCGCAAAGCGTAAAGCTGCTGATCGGGCTGGCCGGCCTGGAGAATAAGTCCGGCGATCGCGCGGCGGCGCTTGGATGGTTGAGCAAGGCGCGGACCATCGATCCGGACAACGTGATGGTTAAGGCGCTGATCGAGCAGCTCGAGGGTGAGGTGCAGCAACCCTCGCCGCTGAACAACTTCCCGGCTTTCGGCGGACAGTAG
- a CDS encoding IPT/TIG domain-containing protein encodes MKRVSFLTSTIVLCALAICSPAAAATVTAQLDMDLSKGDLSLSQIVFDTPTSLAPSTAYDFELTVNFWSDNQYEWLYSTSLTLPAGYTVNSAQDPSYVNEQGWWNNTITGTKIDWVFDHYEHPGAGDVHRGYSVTYSFNATTDGSATNDFDCVLTGDEEGVLSRAVYIGAPVVDSIAPATYSVVELDQQIVVTFSTAMDTGTVAYTCTPDPGNWTEVWSESDTVLTLTHDDFELARNYLFRVTAGDSTTGLPISPMQVTYYTHGDAVNSPFTKTPPTFDGLLLADEWADAEVIDISATGSGNIFLYIMNDLEYIYIGLDIPGDTQLDYNQFTGATDQYGIYFDENNDDAFPATEADPVKEGLAWLIYLPDDPPYVQSFRQYFGDYAAGTLDYVPSFESSLGLQAMLGTTMGHVQIEAAYNAEEGFINPELPGTFGMRMFYFEAGSETYMGTWPRYSNGYLPATYMDINLAEAEAPEVLSIEPAFGYPNLTTEVTVTAEGISNDATLHIGETECINVQVLSSSLLTALVPSGVPIGLHDVIITNRDQQQGVLADGFESKDPNADDDDDAGDDDAAGDDDDDDDQCCK; translated from the coding sequence ATGAAACGTGTAAGTTTCCTTACATCGACGATAGTGCTCTGCGCTCTGGCGATCTGCTCGCCGGCCGCGGCAGCCACAGTGACGGCGCAACTGGACATGGACCTGTCCAAGGGCGATCTAAGCCTGAGCCAGATCGTGTTCGACACCCCGACCAGCCTGGCCCCGAGCACGGCCTACGATTTCGAGCTGACGGTCAATTTCTGGAGCGACAATCAGTACGAGTGGCTCTACTCCACGAGCCTGACGCTGCCCGCGGGCTACACTGTGAACAGCGCGCAGGATCCGTCCTACGTCAACGAGCAGGGCTGGTGGAACAACACGATCACCGGGACCAAAATCGACTGGGTCTTCGACCACTATGAGCATCCCGGTGCGGGCGACGTGCACCGCGGCTACTCGGTCACCTACTCCTTTAACGCCACCACCGACGGATCGGCCACCAACGACTTCGACTGCGTGCTCACCGGCGATGAAGAGGGCGTGCTCTCGCGCGCGGTCTACATCGGTGCGCCGGTGGTCGACTCCATCGCCCCGGCGACCTACAGCGTGGTCGAGCTCGACCAGCAGATCGTGGTGACCTTCTCCACGGCGATGGACACCGGGACCGTGGCCTACACCTGCACACCCGATCCTGGCAACTGGACCGAGGTCTGGAGCGAATCGGACACCGTGCTGACCCTGACCCACGACGACTTCGAGCTGGCGCGCAACTACCTGTTCCGCGTCACTGCGGGCGATTCCACGACCGGGCTGCCGATCTCGCCGATGCAGGTGACCTATTACACCCACGGCGACGCGGTGAACTCGCCGTTCACCAAGACCCCGCCGACCTTCGACGGGCTGCTGCTCGCCGACGAGTGGGCCGACGCCGAGGTGATCGACATCTCGGCCACGGGTTCGGGCAACATCTTCCTCTACATCATGAACGACCTGGAATACATCTACATCGGCCTGGACATCCCCGGCGACACCCAGCTGGACTACAACCAGTTCACCGGCGCCACGGACCAGTACGGCATCTACTTTGACGAGAACAACGACGACGCGTTCCCGGCCACCGAAGCCGACCCGGTCAAAGAGGGGCTAGCGTGGCTGATCTACCTGCCGGACGACCCGCCCTACGTGCAGAGCTTCCGGCAGTACTTCGGCGACTACGCCGCCGGAACCCTGGACTACGTCCCCTCGTTCGAGAGCAGCCTGGGGCTGCAGGCGATGCTGGGCACGACCATGGGCCACGTGCAGATCGAGGCCGCGTACAACGCCGAGGAGGGGTTCATCAACCCGGAGCTCCCCGGCACCTTCGGCATGCGGATGTTCTACTTCGAGGCCGGCTCCGAGACCTACATGGGAACCTGGCCGCGCTATTCCAACGGCTATCTGCCGGCGACCTACATGGACATCAACCTGGCCGAGGCCGAGGCGCCCGAGGTGCTGAGCATCGAGCCCGCCTTTGGCTATCCCAACCTGACGACCGAGGTCACGGTCACCGCCGAGGGCATCAGCAACGACGCCACGCTGCACATCGGCGAGACCGAGTGCATCAACGTGCAGGTGCTCTCCAGCTCGTTGCTGACCGCCCTGGTCCCCTCGGGCGTACCGATCGGCCTGCACGACGTAATCATCACCAACCGCGATCAGCAGCAGGGAGTGCTCGCCGACGGCTTTGAGAGCAAAGACCCCAATGCCGACGACGATGACGACGCCGGTGACGACGACGCTGCCGGCGACGATGACGACGACGACGACCAGTGCTGTAAATAG